A single genomic interval of Gossypium raimondii isolate GPD5lz chromosome 11, ASM2569854v1, whole genome shotgun sequence harbors:
- the LOC105761606 gene encoding uncharacterized protein LOC105761606, giving the protein MEVITGTASNLVAGVAGYVFQKVRRNFSYVCRYRRMVSGFEKKVETLKDKRDGVLLDVDAAEKNGENIYPEVNNWLAKADQMTDSELKEVKGLEDEAKNKCFIGLCPKFKARYQLSKKAEEDAAAVDELLQQGGFDKVSYRDVPQPILFVSPKEFEDFDSRRLMFNKIMEAVKDPNVNIIGVHGMPGVGKTTLVKEVVRQVKEDKLFDSVVMAVVTHTPDVQKIQDQIADMLGLKFEEQSMTGRASRLCERLKKEKKILVVLDDIWAKLDLMEVGIPLGDEDQGCTILLTSRDLNVLLEMDAKKSFQIGVLEHEEAWHFFKKIIGDGVESSDFLPIATEVAKKCGGLPIALRTLATSLRNKPQFVWEDALRQLSKPSSSNFKGVPATVYSTIEWSFDRLQSEDHKQTFLLCSLMGHNAPLELLLLFAMGLGLFHGVNTVEETRNRLLTVVSDLKASCLLLDGNTNKQFDMHDLISDVAMSIASRGNSVFVLRYKHDSNDWPDDETVKECDKISCFGMSELPDQLKCPKLTFLGMGSKDPWMKIPTNFFKETKNLKVLYLLGMNLSSLPSISLLGNLRALCLRNCVLGDMALFGELKNLEILNIINSDIEMLPEEIGQLTKLKRLNLRRCSKLKRISPGVLCKLSRLEELYMRDSLVEWGAEGNSSKESNSSLAELNALSRLTALEIQIPNAKIIPKGFSFEKLQRYIIFIGEASYWDWNWDWVYKYSRTLKLNLQTNISFLNNGVKVLLKKAENLYIDEVKGVEILVHDQSEVGNYFLQLRNLHIQNGEMVQYILKDSDAVQKIEFLQLESLTLQGLPNLISFCSKKESSTSISPQESALFKQKILFPKLEKLKLSSIGIERIWSPQAFCSTQNLTSLIIEGCANLKYVLSDSMPEYLQQLKCLEISECKCIQEIISTDKMIQQTFKNRALIRFPRLNSLKLKGLQKLIGFCHEDYTVEFPVLTILEIENCSELKEFIHNSVRKDIPTHEVLFNNKVAFPNLEKITISHLRNVKRIWFDQLHTNSFSMLKELTVKECDALLNIFSPFLLGLFQRLEKLIVIDCASLEQVFQLQVQDLDIEETYVIDSQLKKVNLVRLPKLKHVWTKNHKGNISFESLQQVTIQECWSLKALFPFSIANNLQQLEALTINRCGLEEIVSKSVEESDEQEICFAFNKLFYLQLWNLPSLTYFYPRMHKTTWTALKQLSIFSCGRIKIFGHEESQIQHPLFLIEKVIPQLESVSVSHGDIEMISDGQYESDLFCNIKFLRISCYSDVSAVFPISFLKRFYNLESLELGSCNFKELASFESDACEDEDMIITIPKIKKLKLVLIKNIRHLWKQDSLLDHICASLKCLEVWQCHNLINLGLDLSFFKTLTTLDVWKCNGMSELITSFKVQSLVCLVTMRIRECEVMREVVASDGDEASYDIVFRVLKRLELHCLQNLTSFCSGNYTLWCPSLEQLTLSQCPRMKNFYQGKLITPKLHKVQLTETDVRGRWAGDLNATVEQLYKEQVGYRGLKHLKFSKFPELIDIWSKNPPEMLDFTTLEFLEICDSNNLRYIFYLSTAFSLGQLRQMEIKRCSNLEQVIQEECQITMAEEAITDSSKIIGIFPRLQSIIVESCPDMTSFYRGSKCLEFPSLVKIKVTGCSNMTTFVSTFSRDEDKEVIIGDEVDNVTTFFSDKVVFPKLENLTISHLRNVKRMWYKQRCSKSFSNLKDLEVEHCDSLLNIFPHFFLGVFQRLEKLRVTDCASLEEVFQLQLQIQMLDIEEACIVTTSKLRQVKLFRLPKLKHVWNKDPNENISFENLREIHVQECWSLKTLFSFSMAKDLHQLKSLIVDSCGVEEIVSKSVEESDQHEVLFEFNQLSFLALWTLPNLVCFYPGMHHITCPMLKRLKTHWPKKITKLSHVVSQLLLVEKIIPQLEHISLTTDDIATITGGQFAIDLFSHIKVLEITEHLNDSTVFSFRFLQRFSNLEKIEMVNCNFKELSPYEGDVGEERDVTMLLPRIKQLTLKGVDKMTHLWKQGSPLHHICTNLETLEVHKCGSLINIERASSSLRNLTTLEVGYCKEMVELITSSKAQCLEQLVTLKIGGCEMMREVIASDGDEATYQEIIFEELKCLELKGLQNLKSFCSGNYTLKFPSLDDITVIDCPAIENFCNGALSTPKLQEVQTGRDVRKCTWDLNSTIEQLNKEEYVVSEETDKIIEVR; this is encoded by the exons ATGGAAGTTATTACGGGCACGGCTAGCAACCTTGTTGCCGGAGTTGCGGGATACGTGTTCCAAAAAGTTAGACGTAATTTCAGCTATGTTTGCCGCTATAGAAGAATGGTTTCGGGTTTCGAGAAGAAAGTCGAGACGTTGAAAGACAAAAGAGACGGAGTGCTGCTAGATGTTGATGCTGCTGAAAAGAACGGTGAGAATATATACCCCGAAGTCAACAATTGGCTGGCGAAAGCCGACCAAATGACTGATTCAGAGTTGAAGGAAGTGAAGGGTCTTGAAGACGAAGCAAAGAACAAGTGTTTCATCGGCTTGTGCCCTAAATTCAAGGCTCGCTATCAGCTTAGCAAGAAAGCAGAAGAAGATGCCGCTGCCGTTGATGAACTCCTCCAGCAAGGCGGGTTTGACAAAGTATCATATCGGGATGTCCCGCAGCCCATATTGTTTGTATCTCCTAAAGAGTTTGAGGACTTTGATTCAAGAAGGCTGATGTTTAACAAAATCATGGAGGCGGTGAAAGATCCTAATGTCAACATAATAGGAGTGCACGGAATGCCTGGTGTTGGCAAGACTACGCTTGTGAAAGAAGTTGTCAGACAAGTCAAAGAAGATAAGTTATTCGACTCGGTGGTTATGGCTGTTGTGACTCATACTCCTGACGTCCAGAAAATTCAAGATCAAATTGCAGATATGTTGGGATTGAAATTTGAGGAGCAAAGTATGACTGGTAGAGCAAGTCGTTTGTGCGAAAGgttgaagaaagagaagaagattCTTGTCGTTTTAGATGACATTTGGGCAAAATTGGACCTGATGGAAGTGGGGATTCCTTTGGGAGACGAGGATCAGGGATGCACCATACTGCTGACATCCAGAGATCTTAATGTTTTGTTGGAGATGGATGCTAAAAAGAGTTTTCAAATCGGCGTTTTAGAACATGAAGAAGCATGGCATTTCTTCAAGAAGATTATAGGGGATGGTGTTGAAAGTTCTGACTTCTTGCCTATAGCAACTGAGGTAGCTAAAAAATGTGGTGGTCTACCAATTGCCCTTAGAACACTTGCGACGTCTTTGAGAAATAAACCTCAATTTGTATGGGAGGATGCTTTGCGACAACTAAGCAAGCCATCGTCGAGCAACTTCAAAGGAGTACCAGCAACTGTATATTCAACTATAGAGTGGAGTTTCGATCGTTTACAAAGCGAGGACCATAAACAGACTTTCTTGCTTTGCAGTCTAATGGGTCATAATGCTCCGCTTGAGCTTTTGCTTCTGTTTGCAATGGGGTTGGGGTTATTTCATGGTGTCAACACAGTTGAAGAAACACGGAATAGACTATTGACAGTGGTGAGTGATCTCAAAGCCTCTTGTTTGTTACTTGATGGTAATACCAATAAGCAATTTGATATGCATGATCTTATTTCTGATGTGGCCATGTCAATCGCTTCTAGAGGCAACTCTGTGTTTGTTTTAAGATACAAACATGATTCGAATGATTGGCCTGATGATGAAACAGTGAAAGAGTGCGATAAAATATCATGTTTTGGTATGAGCGAGCTTCCTGATCAGTTGAAATGCCCCAAACTTACTTTTTTAGGTATGGGTAGCAAGGATCCTTGGATGAAAATACCAACAAACTTTTTTAAGGAAACGAAAAATCTTAAAGTCCTATATTTGCTTGGCATGAATTTATCGTCCTTGCCTTCAATTTCCTTGCTAGGAAACCTTCGAGCACTATGCTTGAGAAATTGTGTGTTGGGAGATATGGCCCTTTTTGGAGAGCTCAAGAATCTGGAAATtcttaacattattaattctGATATTGAAATGCTACCGGAGGAAATAGGACAACTGACTAAGCTAAAGCGGTTAAATTTACGTCGTTGTTCCAAACTCAAAAGAATTTCACCTGGTGTCTTGTGTAAATTGTCTAGATTAGAAGAACTGTATATGCGTGACAGTCTTGTTGAATGGGGTGCAGAGGGAAACTCCAGTAAGGAAAGCAATTCAAGTCTTGCTGAGTTAAATGCTTTGTCACGTTTAACTGCTTTAGAAATTCAGATCCCTAATGCCAAGATTATTCCCAAAGGCTTCTCCTTTGAAAAGTTGCAAAGATACATTATTTTCATCGGAGAAGCATCGTATTGGGATTGGAATTGGGATTGGGTTTATAAATACTCCAGAACACTAAAGCTTAACCTGCAGACAAACATTAGCTTTCTTAATAATGGagttaaagttttattaaagaaagctgaaaatttatatatagatGAAGTGAAAGGTGTGGAGATTTTGGTACATGATCAATCAGAAGTTGGGAATTATTTTCTGCAACTGAGGAATCTGCATATCCAAAATGGTGAGATGGTCCAATATATCCTTAAAGATAGTGATGCGGTTCAGAAAATTGAATTTCTTCAACTTGAGTCACTGACATTGCAGGGTCTACCGAATCTCATTAGCTTTTGCTCCAAAAAAGAAAGTTCAACTTCCATATCTCCACAAGAAAGTGCCCTTTTCAAGCAAAAG ATATTGTTTCCTAAGCTGGAGAAGTTGAAACTATCCTCAATTGGCATTGAAAGAATATGGAGTCCCCAAGCGTTTTGttcaactcaaaatttgacAAGTTTGATCATTGAGGGCTGCGCCAACTTAAAATATGTCTTATCTGACTCCATGCCTGAATATTTGCAGCAGCTCAAATGCTTGGAAATTAGTGAATGCAAGTGCATACAGGAAATAATATCAACGGATAAGATGATCCaacaaacattcaaaaataGAGCTCTAATCCGCTTCCCCCGATTGAACTCCCTCAAATTGAAGGGTCTTCAGAAACTCATCGGATTTTGCCATGAAGATTATACCGTTGAATTCCCAGTCTTAACGATTCTTGAGATAGAAAATTGTTCAGAGTTGAAGGAATTCATCCATAATTCTGTGAGGAAAGATATCCCTACCCATGAAGTTTTGTTCAATAATAAG GTTGCTTTTCCCAACTTGGAGAAAATCACAATCTCCCATTTGAGGAATGTAAAGAGGATATGGTTCGACCAACTTCATACGAATTCCTTTTCTATGCTAAAAGAGTTGACTGTTAAGGAATGTGATGCATTGTTGAACAtcttttcaccttttcttttgGGGCTTTTCCAAAGATTGGAGAAATTAATAGTGATTGATTGTGCTTCACTAGAACAAGTGTTCCAACTCCAAGTACAAGATTTAGATATTGAGGAAACATATGTGATAGACAGTCAATTAAAAAAAGTGAATCTCGTTCGCCTACCAAAGTTGAAGCATGTTTGGACCAAGAATCACAAAGgaaatatttcttttgaaagtcTACAACAAGTAACCATTCAGGAATgttggagcttgaaagctttgtttccattttcaatTGCCAACAATCTTCAGCAACTTGAAGCACTTACTATTAATAGGTGTGGGTTAGAGGAGATTGTTTCAAAGAGCGTTGAAGAATCGGACGAACAGGAAATTTGTTTTGCATTTAATAAGTTGTTCTACCTTCAACTTTGGAATCTACCATCCCTAACATATTTCTACCCAAGAATGCATAAAACAACATGGACTGCACTAAAGCAATTAAGCATATTTAGCTGCGGGAGGATTAAGATATTTGGGCATGAAGAATCCCAAATCCAACATCCACTTTTCCTCATTGAAAAG GTTATCCCTCAATTGGAGAGTGTTTCAGTTAGTCATGGTGATATTGAGATGATAAGTGATGGCCAGTATGAATCCGACTTATTTtgcaatataaaatttcttcgGATTTCTTGCTACTCTGATGTATCAGCTGTTTTCCCAATTTCTTTCCTTAAAAGGTTTTACAATCTTGAAAGCCTTGAGCTGGGCTCTTGCAATTTCAAAGAGCTAGCTTCTTTTGAAAGCGATGCATGTGAAGATGAAGACATGATCATCACGATCCCAAAGATCAAGAAGTTGAAATTGGTTCTGATTAAGAACATAAGACATCTGTGGAAACAAGACTCCCTGCTTGACCATATTTGTGCAAGCCTCAAATGTCTTGAAGTTTGGCAGTGTcacaatttgattaatttaggattagatctttcattttttaaaactcttacAACTTTAGATGTCTGGAAGTGCAATGGGATGTCAGAATTGATTACATCTTTCAAAGTCCAAAGTTTGGTGTGCCTTGTTACTATGAGGATAAGAGAATGTGAAGTGATGAGAGAAGTAGTTGCAAGTGACGGGGATGAAGCATCATACGATATTGTTTTTAGAGTGCTGAAACGTTTGGAGCTTCATTGTTTACAAAACCTCACAAGCTTTTGTTCAGGGAATTACACCTTATGGTGTCCATCCTTAGAACAACTTACTTTGAGCCAGTGTCCCAGAATGAAGAACTTCTATCAAGGAAAGCTAATCACACCAAAACTGCATAAAGTGCAGTTAACAGAAACAGATGTTAGGGGACGTTGGGCTGGTGACCTTAATGCCACGGTGGAGCAATTATATAAAGAGCAG GTTGGATATCGTGGTCTAAAGCATTTGAAGTTCTCAAAGTTTCCGGAGCTGATAGACATATGGAGTAAAAATCCTCCAGAAATGTTGGATTTTACAACTCTTGAATTTCTGGAGATTTGTGATTCCAACAATTTGAGGTACATTTTTTACCTCTCAACGGCCTTTAGTCTAGGGCAACTCCGGCAAATGGAAATCAAGAGATGCAGTAATTTGGAACAAGTCATCCAAGAAGAGTGTCAAATTACAATGGCTGAGGAAGCAATAACAGATAGTAGCAAGATCATTGGCATATTCCCTCGCCTACAATCCATTATAGTGGAGTCTTGTCCAGATATGACAAGCTTTTACCGGGGAAGTAAATGTCTTGAATTTCCATCCTTGGTTAAAATTAAGGTAACTGGCTGTTCAAACATGACTACTTTTGTTTCTACATTTTCAAGAGATGAAGATAAAGAAGTAATAATTGGTGACGAAGTTGATAACGTTACTACATTTTTCTCCGACAAG GTTGTTTTTCCCAAGTTGGAGAACCTCACAATCTCCCATTTGAGGAATGTGAAGAGGATGTGGTATAAGCAGCGTTgttcaaaatcattttctaatttgaaAGACTTGGAAGTGGAGCATTGTGATTCATTGTTGAACATTTTCCCACATTTTTTCCTTGGAGTTTTCCAAAGGTTGGAGAAATTAAGAGTAACTGATTGTGCTTCACTAGAAGAAGTGTTCCAACTCCAACTCCAAATCCAAATGTTAGATATTGAAGAAGCATGCATCGTGACCACCAGTAAATTAAGACAAGTGAAACTCTTTCGCTTGCCAAAGTTGAAGCATGTATGGAACAAGGATCCCAAtgaaaatatttcttttgaaaatcttCGAGAAATACATGTCCAAGAATGTTGGAGTTTGAAaactttgttttcattttcaatggCCAAAGATCTTCATCAACTTAAAAGCCTTATTGTGGATAGTTGCGGGGTGGAGGAGATTGTTTCAAAAAGTGTTGAAGAATCAGACCAACATGAAGTGTTGTTTGAATTTAATCAGTTATCCTTCCTTGCACTTTGGACTTTACCAAATCTCGTATGTTTCTATCCAGGAATGCACCACATAACGTGTCCTATGTTAAAAAGGCTGAAGACACATTGGCCCAAAAAGATTACGAAGTTAAGCCATGTAGTGTCACAACTGCTACTCGTTGAAAAG ATAATACCTCAACTGGAACACATTTCACTTACTACTGATGACATTGCAACGATCACCGGTGGCCAATTTGCGATTGACTTGTTTTCCCATATTAAAGTTCTTGAAATCACTGAACACCTCAATGATTCAACAGTTTTTTCATTCCGTTTCCTACAAAGATTTTCCAATTTGGAAAAGATTGAGATGGTCAATTGCAATTTTAAAGAGTTGTCTCCTTACGAAGGTGATGTTGGTGAGGAGAGAGACGTGACAATGTTGCTCCCACGAATTAAGCAGTTAACATTGAAAGGTGTTGATAAGATGACACATCTATGGAAGCAGGGCTCTCCCCTCCATCACATTTGTACTAATCTTGAAACTCTTGAAGTTCACAAGTGTGGCAGCTTAATCAATATAGAACGTGCTTCCTCATCTTTGCGAAATCTGACAACTTTGGAGGTTGGTTACTGCAAAGAGATGGTAGAGCTGATTACATCCTCGAAAGCCCAATGTTTGGAGCAGCTTGTTACACTGAAGATAGGAGGATGTGAAATGATGAGAGAAGTAATTGCAAGTGATGGAGATGAAGCAACATATCAAGAGATTATTTTCGAGGAGTTGAAATGTTTGGAGCTTAAGGGTTTACAAAACCTCAAAAGCTTTTGTTCAGGGAACTACACTTTGAAGTTCCCATCATTGGATGACATAACAGTGATTGACTGTCCCGCGATAGAGAATTTTTGCAATGGAGCTTTAAGCACGCCAAAGCTACAAGAGGTACAAACAGGACGGGATGTTAGAAAATGTACTTGGGACCTTAATTCTACCATTGAGCAGTTAAACAAAGAAG AATATGTGGTGTCTGAAGAGACGGACAAAATAATTGAAGTGAGATAA